ACCGCCACGAGGTCCAGATCCCTACTACTAACCCTTTTCCTAAACTCCTCCGAGGTAAGCGTCTCGGGCTCAGGCGGGTCGAAGAAGACCTTCGAAGGTTTCTTAAGAAGCAGCTTCGAAGCCGTTATGAATTTGCATAGGCTCTCAATCCTAACGGCCGCCGCGGCGTTTCTCCTCGGGTCGACCGGGTCTATGACTATGAGGGGGTGAGGGAAACGTTTCCTAGCCTCACCCTCTTTACCCCGGTAGTAGCCCTCTATATCTATGATGAAGCCTCTCCTCCACCGTTTCGACGCGTCTTCAAGGGTCTCTACGAAGCCGCCGTACCTTATCGTCAGCAGCTCGCAGAGGTAGCCGCTGAACCCACCGGTCTTTATGTCGGCCCCGTATACACCTACCCCCTTCATAAACTTCTTCAGAAGCCTAACCTGGTCCCTCATCTCTGGGCTTAGCTTAGCCCTGACGTACTCCGTGTGATAGGGTGTCCTGTCTACGGCCGTCATCCACTCCCCAGGTCTAACCTTATAGCACGGGACCACATCCACCCTGATGTTTCCGAGCCAACCCTCCACGTACGGATGCTCGGCGTATCTCTCGACCCACCGTCCTCCAAGCTTCTCGAAAACGCTTCTAGCGGCCTCAAGCCCCTCCCCTATCAACCGGTCTCTAGGAACCCCTTTATCCGCTCTAAGAAACACATCAAGGTCTACGTCCCCTCTTAGCCACGTACCCTTTGCGACGGATCCGTAGACCTCGACCTCTACGGTCAACCCCCTCGACGAGGTCTCAGCCTTAAGGGCGTCGACGACCCTATCTAGAAGCTCGTTCACACGTTCTTCATCCTCAGGCCTAGGTTTAACCTCGCTTAGAACCTCCTCTAGGATCTGCTTGAGGGAGTTCAAGGCCTGGGTTTAACCTCCATGATCGTGTCGTACACAGGACCCCTAGGCGTTAGGGTGCTTCGCTTAAGCCTGACCGAGGAGACATCCATCGAGCCGAAGGAGACTCCGTCGTATTCCTGTAGAAGCCTCACCAGCCCGGCCCTGTTACGGACCGCTTTAACCCTAGCCAGCGTTAAGTGGGGTGAAAACCTCTCGCTCTTAAACCCGAGTCTCCCGAGTATACCGTTAAGCTGGACATGTATATCTTTGAGCTCGTCAACCCCCTCGCCGACCCCGACCCAGACCACCCTAACATAACTTCGGCTGGGAAAGACCCCTAAGCCCTTAAACTCCATCCTAAACTGTTTAAACTTCAACTCCTCCAACCCCTTCATGACGCGTTTCACGAGGGACTCCGGTATATTGCCTAGAAACCTGAGGGTTATGTGCATGTTCGACCTCTCGACCAGTTTGAATACGTTACCTGTCTCCACGAGCCTCCTTTGGAGGGTTTGAAATACGTCTAGCAACTTATCGTCCTCGACGTCGACCGATATGAAAGACCTTATGATTCTCTCCAAACCGACCATCTCCCCCATCGTGAGACGATGGAAACCTGCCTCCACTTTATATAAGGGTGGGTCTGAGATGCTTATTAGGGTTTAGGGTTTGAAGCTGTGTAAGATAGGCGTCGGTTTAACGGGGTATCCTGGGGCGGGTAAAACCCTATTGGCGGCCGAAGCCTCTAGGATGGGGCTCCCGGTGCTCAACATGGGCGACGTCGTAAGGGAGGAGGCCGGCAAAAGGGGGGTTGAGCCGACGAGGGAGAACATGACCAGGCTGATGTTCAAGCTCAGGGAGGAGGAGGGGCCTCTGGCCGTCGCCAGACGTATCCTCGACAAATGTCGGCGTGTAGAGGGGAAGCTCGTAGTCATAGACGGTTTGAGAACGGTAGACGAGCTTAGGCTGTTCAAGGAAAGCTTCAAACGGTTCATACTGGTCATGGTCGACGCACCTAGAGAGGAAAGGTTTCGCAGACTCTACAGACGTGGCAGACAAGACGACCCTAAGACGCTCGAAGAACTGGCGGATAGAGATAGAGCCGAGGAGACGTTAGGCTTAGGGGAGCTTATGAAGAAGGCGGATAGGCTCGTAGTGAACTCTGGCCCCCCTGAGAAGGCGTTGAAGACCTTCAGAGCGATTCTGGAGGAGGCTTCCAGGCTTGACCCTTAAAGTAGTTGAGGCGACGGATGGGCATGGTAAAGATGT
This window of the Candidatus Bathyarchaeota archaeon genome carries:
- a CDS encoding AAA family ATPase; the encoded protein is MKLCKIGVGLTGYPGAGKTLLAAEASRMGLPVLNMGDVVREEAGKRGVEPTRENMTRLMFKLREEEGPLAVARRILDKCRRVEGKLVVIDGLRTVDELRLFKESFKRFILVMVDAPREERFRRLYRRGRQDDPKTLEELADRDRAEETLGLGELMKKADRLVVNSGPPEKALKTFRAILEEASRLDP
- the cca gene encoding CCA tRNA nucleotidyltransferase, with the protein product MNSLKQILEEVLSEVKPRPEDEERVNELLDRVVDALKAETSSRGLTVEVEVYGSVAKGTWLRGDVDLDVFLRADKGVPRDRLIGEGLEAARSVFEKLGGRWVERYAEHPYVEGWLGNIRVDVVPCYKVRPGEWMTAVDRTPYHTEYVRAKLSPEMRDQVRLLKKFMKGVGVYGADIKTGGFSGYLCELLTIRYGGFVETLEDASKRWRRGFIIDIEGYYRGKEGEARKRFPHPLIVIDPVDPRRNAAAAVRIESLCKFITASKLLLKKPSKVFFDPPEPETLTSEEFRKRVSSRDLDLVAVVFGPVEAVPDVVWGQLYRSLDSLKSLLENWGFKVYRARVWTDEKTVTVLLFELEKS
- the thpR gene encoding RNA 2',3'-cyclic phosphodiesterase — protein: MVGLERIIRSFISVDVEDDKLLDVFQTLQRRLVETGNVFKLVERSNMHITLRFLGNIPESLVKRVMKGLEELKFKQFRMEFKGLGVFPSRSYVRVVWVGVGEGVDELKDIHVQLNGILGRLGFKSERFSPHLTLARVKAVRNRAGLVRLLQEYDGVSFGSMDVSSVRLKRSTLTPRGPVYDTIMEVKPRP